In the Glycine max cultivar Williams 82 chromosome 6, Glycine_max_v4.0, whole genome shotgun sequence genome, GATCACACGATGCCTTTCGGCACGATTAAAAatcaaagtttcaaaaatattattaagtctAAGATCTCCCTTGATGATTTCCTCCAACGTCCTTTTCAGTCTCCCTCTTCTTCTTTTCCCGGGCTAAAAAACATGCAATCTACTCTTCTAATTGGCGCCTCTTGAGACCTTCTTtgtacatgcccaaaccaccttaATCGATTTTTTGTCATCTTTTCCGCAATGGGTACTACACCAATCTTCTCTTGTGTAACGTCATTCCGGTTTCTATCCTTTCTAGCAGGACCACACATCCATGTTAACATTCTCATTTTTGCTGCTCCCATCTTTCTCACATGTTGTCCCTTTAAGTCCAGCATTCACTACTACCATATAGTATAGCTGggatatttcatttcattttatgatTAGGTTTTCATTTGGAATTCTCCCACAGAATATAttccattttgaaattctttaaaGGACATCATAAACATCATCTTTTACAATTAGAGGAAAATCATGCCCTTTGTTCCTTCATTTCTGCTTTctactattaaaaaatagaaatgtacATATACTAATACTATTTCCTCAAAAATATGAAGTTTTTCCAAGTTTTTAGTTCAGCAATGTCACATTTTGCAATAAAAGTCAAATACCGAGAACggtttttactttaaaatgataaaatgataagggtttttttttctctggatATAAGAGAAAAACTATCACAAAGAAGAGAAGGGAGGAAATGAACATCTAAAAGGAGGATAAGAAATCCTTAAAcaacttcaaaatataataataaaataagttccCATGAGATtattacaaaatgaaaaaagcaTGTGAGGCCCAATTCTAACAACACGAAGCATTAAAGCTAACCTTTTTAGGTTAGGAAAAATCTGAATTGAAGCATAATCCAAAGTTGCAGTAGCATCTATCGCCTCCTCCATTTCCGAAAATTTAGATGAAAAACAAAGGAACGTGAACCTGAAAGAAAAACAGCAAGTAGAGAAAATACATGCTCAATTTCACTCTGAATTTATTCAATACTCTGAGAACAATAATAAACAGCCACCATATTCATGCAACTAAATAACACTTCACtatcttaaattataaaattttaaaccatCCTTAACAGTAACACGGAAATTATGCTacaattaaactaaatataatatAGAAAAAAGGTCGATAAAGACACAATGTAAATAAAGAGTGCTTAAAAAACTTACGAAacgttttcttttcaaatatgaCAGTCTGATTATCAGCAAACTCTTCTGTTTCACATCATTACCatgaacaaaaaaacaaaaacaaaacagaaaattcTCATTTCAGAAAAacgaaccaaaaaaaaaagaataataaacagcacaaggaaacaaacaaaggaaaacaaaaaaaaaaggttccgAAACACAATAAAACGACGCGCGGTTACAATCAAAAGGCGATATTCGGATCAAGAGAGAAAACGAAACAGCTAGATATGCGTGCATTGAAGTCAGATCTAGCACGACACCTACCATCTctatcaaaaaaacaaaaaacaaaaagataagataaatcgCAGAAAGCGTAAATTGCAGAATAGCGGATAAGCGAGCAAATCTTGGATTCTTCAAAAATGACCAAAGCGGGGGAGCGAGTTTAAAACCAATGGCAATAGAACAAGAAGATGATGGAGCAAGAGAAAGGTGTTCGAAACTCTCACCTCTCACCTTGCTCTTCTAACTACCACCGTTTGAGATCTGAGAACGAGTTTTGTTGTTCATATCAGACAGAGAGaaatgaagagaaagagaaaatgattTTCGAAAAAACTGTGCTGAAACTGAGAGCGAGAGTTAGAGACTGAGGCGAATTTGAATCTGCGAGATGAGCAATGAGTGATGAGCGAGGTATGTAAGAAGAAAGACACAGTGATGTGTGTTGTGGTCCGCCAAGGTAACCACACTACACTAATGCTCAACACGCTACTCCATAGTGTCAAATGTGCTTTCTTCTTCCCGCGCGTGCCTCTCACGCTTACTACCACTTTTCTTCTCTCGGTTTTTCCTTTCCCtcctttcaataaaataaagtagatcaacttataagattattttaatttaattaataattttaaatttgaattatactATTCAAACGTATCAATAAAGAGTTTGGTTCTAAGTCGGTGATTcatgttttataataaattcacatgcaaatttacaaaataacacagaaattagaatttttacTTCCTGACTTAAGACATGTCAATTGACTGAATGTCCAATCAAACACGTTATAAGTATTTAGAGGAAGATTTTTGTCATTAATAAATAACTCTACTCAAGTTAAACAAGATTAGTTCTAGTATCCATTAAGGTAAATCTAATAACTGAGAGTTGGATAGActcattttaaattcaaattttattgtaatattattaaaaaaagaaaaaaggaactccaataaaaataactttacttTTATTTCGGCATtcctttaattaaattatgttgtgGGGGTTTATCTTTGCATTGATGGATGAGAATGAGATGGGATGAATACATTTGTGTGAGTAATTTAAGTATATTGTGTGTGGGCGTTATTCAGCAACGGGCAGGTGGACAAATCAAGAGAGACACAGATTGGGTTTGAGAAATGAGAATAAACGACAATTCTCACCGCAACCAAATGCACAACACGCGTGCATTTGGGGTTTCCAGATCCACACATATACACGTTCCTcgtcaaatttgaaatttgtatcTACTCCCATAAGATAACTTGTCCATTGTCGGTAATTTACGTGTGTGCAACATGCATGACcctcaaattcaacaaaaataaatgtctctatgataatatattttggtACAAATCCgtctaatttctttttatttaagataCGGATATATAGGGACAACAATCACAACATATACAATTCCGTCTATTTATCTTGTCCCTCTCTCGTCTTATCCTCGTCACTCGTCAGAAAAAGGTACGCGCTCTACGAAGTAGACAAATAGCGAAAGCCTTTcccatatttatttatctacAACAAACGCCTAATTTACTCTTTGAAAAATCACttgatttaatttagtttttttttagaaaaagtttctaaataatcatttaatattacaaGCGTAAATATTTtagctttttaattatttgtttctatttttaatacatgttttatttctaaaaaaataaatgagtatTAATTTAGCATTTGAGAAAATTATTGATCAGCTGAGTTGCTTCTTGAAGATATGAGTTGAAatgataaagaattaaaatgtcacacattataatttttaattttaggggactattcaatgattttttttctgtaaCAACTGagtcaagtaatttttttatgaatcgaattgattatttattcatatatataggGGTAAATTACATGTGTATcgcttaaaatataaatactccagttttttacattagtttgaCTTCCTTTAATCTGTATAactgcataaaaaattatagaatgtGTTAATTGGAAGGGTATAcggtattatatttttatacaaattaagaGAAGTTTGTGATGGggaaaaaactataaattaaaaatttgttaaatctTAGGGGTGTGGATGAAATTTGCCCATTATTTATTTACGCTGAATTTGGTTACTTTGTTGTACGGTGGATAATTATTATAAGCATTTTGAAACTTTAAACTATTATTAAGTTActtgtattttatataattttaaattgtttcactatcatatttttattctattgaaTATGCTCGAACTTTCGTTTAAATGAGATGAGAACAAAGTAAGAgattaaataaagaaatcataacCTAATTTTTGTTTGTGTCCATGTCGCACATGTAACACAAAATTTGATTATATCAATCAGTCTAGGATCCGCTTAGATGATTAAACGACTGCATGAAGCGCAGAGGCAGGGACCAGATCCAAGATCTGAATCATTAATCATATCAACTTTTCCTCagcaagagagagaaaaatgcaccgattcttataaattttaaaaagtaaaatgattaattttagcgaaagaaaacaaaatcacaCCGAGCAAGTAGCCTGGCAAGTAATTAATTTTACGGATCTAATTGTACTTTTAATCGTGTGCTTCACAAATAACTTGATATAGATAACCCTAAATTTTCtgatgtaaaatttgaataatgcTATCCGTAacaattgtaaaattatatataccttCCTTCCTATATCACTTCCTATCAAATGTCGTAAACCGGCCCACGACCAAGGTGGATTCCACTTCATCCCTAACCGGCCGTTCAGTGAAAGTGGAAGGCAAAGTTTAGTGTGTCAGCTTTTCCTAGGACTAGATGGTAGCTGGCAGAAAAGAAACTATAGGAAAAAGTAGGATAGAATAGAACACAAAAAAGTGAATTTGATTGGAGTACCGGAAACTTGAGAAGGAAAGGTTAGCAAATCGTAAAGCTACCACTCTACTGATTATTGATTGCTTTTGGACTTTTACCTCTTGTTTGGCATCGCGGCCCTTACAATCCATGTGATGTGTGCAAAGGAATTATGAATCAATCCACTATGCCACGAGGggcaaaaggagaaaaagaagaaagagatggGCAGAGAATACAGGTTAGCATAATTCACATGCTAAATTCCATCGAAGCCGCTccattaatgtaaaaatatagaTTACAGCAGAAGCAACATCCGGTGAGTTAACAGCATCTTCATACACCTCTTACAACTACCGAACAAACTCGCCTAAGGCGTAAAtgtcaagagaaaaaaaaatgaatgattcaAAGGCACTTATAGTTACATCCCCCCAAAAGTTCTCAATAGCAGATCAGAATAATCAATGTACCCACTAAGAAAAACAAAGTGCAACAGAACATTCAATAATATATCCATTAGTTGGACCAGACATGAACTAGTCCATGCCTGTTGCCTGTATAGATTTCATTGCGCTCTTCATCATAGAAGAGAGCAGTAATGTCTTCCAAGGCTTCTGCAACAGTGCTCCTCGTCTTGGATCCATGTTTTCGCTTCTTTGAATTACAACAACAGCTACCTGAAGGATTGTCACTGCAACTGTTATCCACTGGAAAGCTGTTACTTGCTCTTATTTTGGCCAGACACTTGCCAGTTAAGATGTTGCTGACGTTGATGGAACCTGCTgcataaaagaaacaaatccCATCAGTAATGCTCCTTGGCAAAATATATAGAATGATCACTGACGCAttgcaaattatatttatttaatatgatttgcTATCATGTTTTATATTATGACGTATTAAGTCAAAATGTGAAACATATGCTCCTTGGCAAAATATATAGAATGATCACTGACACATTGCaaactatatttatttaatatgatttgcTATCATGTTTTATATTATGACGTATTAAGTCAAAATGTGAAACATTTAGCTAAACTTAGGTCTGATGATTCTACAACTGGCAAAAAATATCTCTCCCTTTGTATAAAGTGGGCAGACCGGGGGAAGGGGGGTACCATTTCCTTCAGACAACGAATCATCAGAATCAGCTTTACAGTAGGATATGATAAGATCCTGGTCactggttatatatatattgttggtGTTGCAGTCAGGATGCCACAAGAGGTGATCCTCAAAAGAAGTTACCAGCTCTCCACGGAAGTTCCACACAGCCACAGTACGATTTCGAAATGTTAGGAACAATTGGTTCtcatatagaaaaataaatgcaGACGGTGTCATAAATTCACTTCTGCAAACTTCCGTATGTTCAAAAGTCCGcacctaaaattaattaaaagtcagATGACTGGATGTAGAATCATGTATACACAATACACTTAAAGGAGAAAATTGCTTACATCAAGAATTTGGAGGTTCTCGTTTTCTTGCTTTACAAGTAGCTTTTCGTTGAACTGTTCAATAAAATCTACCTTCTTATTCCGATAAAGGAGATGACTGAATGACTTCAAAATAGTACCATCTTCTATTGAAAGGATTTTAAGGGGGACATGGCTACTTGCTTTAGCATAAATCAACAACATGATTCCCGGGCTAAAACAAAACCATCAAACAAGAGCAAAGGAGTGTAAAGAAACCAGGATCACCCAAAGAAACTATAAAATGTAGAAAAACtaatatattcttaaaaatttaatagttaatGTGATATAATTTCAGAAAGTTGTAAAAGTGAAAGTAATACAAGAACGTCAAGAAAAATTACCTGATCTTAATCTCTTGGACATTTTTATCCGAAATAGAGTACAGCATCGTATAGTTTTTCAGGTCAAATACCTTGTATATGCTACaggattaaaaggaaaaataagtaTTTCTATCAAGAAGCCTtgacataataataattatatcccCATGCAAAAAATCAGAACAGTAAAACACAAACCTGTCTTGAGCAGAGTACGTTAATACCTTCCCATTTACATCATCAAACTCAACAAAACCTGGCCACTTCAGAGACTCGGATTCAAAAAGAGCAAAGCCAGCATCTGGTGTACCCCTCCTTATATATCTGACAATGACACAAAATCttagcatagaacacaactCAAACCTGGACATCCAACTAATTCCATTAACTGCTTTTCTTTTAGTTATTGTGCAACATGagcaattttgttttctctatCCTTCTCTTTTGAGAGTGGGGAGAAGGGTTTCAATAGCATGTTATTGCGGTGGAGCAGTGCAGAGTGGCCCCTGAACACTGTAGCAGACTAGTTTAGTGTAGTGGCTACAGCCAGACCAAATAGCAGGCTGAATAACAGCTGCAGTGAACAGGATAGCGGCTCTATGTGTTGGTTCCAAAAAAAGCCCTCTGAAGTGAGGGCTTAGGGCTTTTGGGATTTCAATTTCCAATAACAAAATCTACAATAGTGGtgaaaatgataaagaaaatttGGATTTAGAAAGATCGTGATTGACAATTCCTATCTAGAAAAGaaaggagagaagaagaaaagcaagcaaaggaagaagagaaagaaggaaaatgggTTTCAGCCTGCAGGAGTGGAAGAGGGGGAAAAAAGAAGTGGGTTGCCGGAAAACGGAGAGGATTGCTGGGAAACGGAGTGGGTCACCGGAAATAGAGGCTACATCACACGCACAGGAGACAAGGAGGGAGAAATAACTTGTCGAGGGTATTTTCCCCTTTGAAGGCTCATGCACAACTAAAATCCCCAAAATACCCCCTGGCAGTCACAAATTAAGGGCATTTGGGGGATTTCCTTCAAGTTTCAGAGTTGTGCCCACTCCACCACCGCAATTGCGCCCACTATTCCACTCTGGGATAGGCGGATAGCTGCTACAATGCCACACCAGTAAACCAAGACACTACTACATTCTTATTGTCGCGACTAGGGAGCACTCCGGCACTATAGCACCACTATTTGTCACTATTGACCACCAATACATTATATAAACTATATAAAAGATTTCAGAATAGCAGCTATCGCACTATAACGTTTTTGCGGCCCACTGCTACGCACTGCTATCCAGGATTACTGGGAGTAAGAGTAAATGTTACAAAAAACAAAGAACAATACATACTCAATCCTTGTGCTTCTGCACTTCAAAGAACTGTAACTGTCTGAAGCATATACAGAAACTGTGATAAGTGAGTcgttatttttgttataaaacaGACTTCTTATAACTTCATCAGGACTAACATTCAAAAAGCATATCCGTTGATTGGTCTCTGCATCAAACAGTTGGACCACATCAGTGACGTCACATATACAATATATCCATTTTAAAGGCACAAATAGAATTAAAAAGCATACAATTAGCAGATATTAATACTACCTCGGCTAAATGCCGCACAAACACCCGATTGTGCAAGAGCAAAAACAATATCGCGTGCTGCTACAATCTCAATAATCTTTGATCTTTTTCTCAGAAACGGCAACACCATAGATGAAGGACCTTTCGGATCATGCGTATCATATTCTTCCTGTAAACAGAACCATCAGACATGTCACAAGTGCAGGGAAATGGGCATACGTACATACAGTAAAGTACACATCTCACTATCAAAAACAGAAGAGTCTTCaacatcaattatttaaaacagaACAAGTGATGCAGGATTGTTATACCActagaaacaataatttaaaatattataccaAACACAAGCCTAGGGGGATTGATACAAACAAAAACGCCACAACACTTTTCTAGTCGAATTATCCCATGTTGTTTCAGGCAGAGGTATCGAAAACAAAAGCAAGCGGCAGGGTGAGAGTAGTGTTCTAGTCCTTACCATCTATCAAATCACcaaatacaaatacaaatataGTACACACCAAGAGTTACTAAAATCAAACACAAACTTTGTCTTAAACACAGTCGACATGGTCATTCTGCATCAAAGATACAATGCTTCAATCCATCAATAATCAGCAGGCCCTAAACTCACAAAATTTACCAAGATTAtgctaatttatttaaaactgcAGCTTCAAAATTAGGGCAAAAGGCACCACACAACACAAATACACGACATTCTAACCCGATCCAACCAGATTTTTTTTACGCTGAGCCCTAACCAAAAATTCCATTCACGTTCGGAGGATTCAAACACAAACTTTTAAAAagcgaaacaaaaaaaaagttggggAAATGGGACCTGCAAGCGAATATTCCGGAATCTCTCTTGAGCGTCGCTCATGGTGAAAGCGCGATCACGCTTGGAGCTGATTTCGCGTCTCTGTAGTTTCTTGACGCTGTTGACGAAGCCATCGTTCGCACGCGGTCTCTTCTTCGCGGCAACGATTCTGCGGCCGCAGCAAGGTCGAGGGCTCACCGTAATTCTCTTGCcaccttccattttttttctcagaGGAGATGCTGCTGCATCTGCCACCTCAGCTCAATCTAACCCTAAATCTTCGCTCCCCAGAAGAGGAACCACGAAAAATTAGGGTTTCGTGAATCAGTGGGGAGAAACGATGGACAGgagtgtgtgagtgtgtgtgacagtgaagaagaagaggaatggAGTCGATCCCGTTTCAAAAATCCGAATTTGgattctctctctccctctctcaagTCTTCACTGCTTTGCGAGCGCTTATAAAtacgtaaaattaaaataaagagaaatccTGCCCATTGAATATTTTACCAGGccttgtgtatttttattttttttaatcaagtcaCTATAGCTTTATTCTTTAtgtgtttattattttgatttattttctatatttttgttgatttcATCGGTGAATGAtggaattttatatatttgaatctaGACATTTTATTATATGGAATGATTTGTGTTTTTCTGTAAAACGACATGAGTAGCAATTTTTATcacataataaaatagaaaagtaaCTTGAGAAAGATGGCAATGAAaggtaataaaatgaaaaaatatttttttttaaatgattggtTCCATCAATATAGATAAAGTCCACATGTGTGAGATGTCATTTTTGCGCAAAAGATGATTGCATGGTACATGacgaaagagatagattgttgCTCAAGGTATTTTTGGATGGTCAAGTTTTCAAGGAATTGTGTAATCCTTATATGATTCATTTGTGATTAAAGTCTTGTGAAAGATTGTTGGTTTTAATACAACGAATGATAGGCTGAAAAATGACGACACttacatgatttttaatatcATGCATCTGAATAAAGGTTTTTATATGATAGAGTTTGATACAACAAGAGATTTCATCCGTCACAAACTAGAGTCCATATTTTTGTTTGTCCTATAGTGAAGGTTGACTATACCATGGTGTGAATCAAATTCTCTAGTCTAAGGCCATGTTTGGCAAAACCAACTGAAAAGCTAGCTAGTAGCTAAAAGCTTAAAATTGGTAGCTGGGAGATGAAAAGTTAGTTTATTAAATCAAAAGTGTTTGgtaaaattagttattgaagtaactaaaaagtataaaatgataaaaaaataataaaatcattatttattttaaaaaaaggtaataagaaaaatgaataaatatattaaggataaaagtgcaaaaaactataaaaagttAGAAACCAACGctttaaaaaatgttgtttcaagtagtgttttaaaaaatattagaaattactAAAAATAGTTTGTTCACCGAATAGTCAAATGAGTTTTTCAGCTAGTAAAAAAAGCTATAAGCTAACTAAAATGTTCTATCGAATATAACATAAATCTAGTGTAGTATGATGAAAGTTATTTGCTAGTCATGACATTAGTAACGAGGAAGTCAATAAAGGTGAAGAGGAAGAGATTCGTTAGGGTTTATATTGAAATAAACTTGACACATTCAATTGCAAGCAATGTCTAGTTGAATAGGCATTGGTATAAGGTTGAATGTGAAGGAATGC is a window encoding:
- the LOC100814724 gene encoding uncharacterized protein; protein product: MEGGKRITVSPRPCCGRRIVAAKKRPRANDGFVNSVKKLQRREISSKRDRAFTMSDAQERFRNIRLQEEYDTHDPKGPSSMVLPFLRKRSKIIEIVAARDIVFALAQSGVCAAFSRETNQRICFLNVSPDEVIRSLFYNKNNDSLITVSVYASDSYSSLKCRSTRIEYIRRGTPDAGFALFESESLKWPGFVEFDDVNGKVLTYSAQDSIYKVFDLKNYTMLYSISDKNVQEIKISPGIMLLIYAKASSHVPLKILSIEDGTILKSFSHLLYRNKKVDFIEQFNEKLLVKQENENLQILDVRTFEHTEVCRSEFMTPSAFIFLYENQLFLTFRNRTVAVWNFRGELVTSFEDHLLWHPDCNTNNIYITSDQDLIISYCKADSDDSLSEGNAGSINVSNILTGKCLAKIRASNSFPVDNSCSDNPSGSCCCNSKKRKHGSKTRSTVAEALEDITALFYDEERNEIYTGNRHGLVHVWSN